Proteins found in one Paraburkholderia caballeronis genomic segment:
- the mreC gene encoding rod shape-determining protein MreC — protein sequence MEYSPPPLFKQGPSALARLIFFVVLSLVLLISDARFNTLEIVRGVLGAGLYPLQRAALVPRDLFMGAADLAVTSATLRADNAQLRSKNLQLSQQANQAVALDAENAHLRALLQLSQRIAAQAMPAEIEYDTRDPFTQKVVIGRGAQQGIANGSPVVDENGVIGQITRVFPLQAEVTLITDKDQAVPVEIVRTGLRSVIYGTPKGDLLDLRFVPISADVQVGDELVTSGLDGIYPQGLPVAKVLRVDKLADTAFARVVCVPLAAVRGARQMLVLHYEAKLPPRPADEETAADAKKKAVKAADKAKAADANAKPADAKAADAKAADGNAKPADTGSAAKPASGAQPAATPAQPAAKPATAKPAAPKPAAPKRTPPPAAQEGQ from the coding sequence GACGCGCGCTTCAACACGCTCGAAATCGTGCGCGGCGTGCTCGGCGCGGGCCTCTATCCGCTGCAGCGCGCGGCGCTCGTGCCGCGCGACCTGTTCATGGGCGCGGCCGACCTCGCGGTGACGAGCGCGACGCTGCGCGCGGACAACGCGCAACTGCGCTCGAAAAACCTCCAGTTGTCGCAGCAGGCGAACCAGGCGGTCGCGCTGGACGCGGAGAACGCGCATCTGCGCGCGCTGCTGCAACTGTCGCAGCGGATCGCCGCGCAGGCGATGCCCGCCGAGATCGAATACGACACCCGCGACCCATTCACGCAGAAGGTCGTGATCGGCCGCGGCGCGCAGCAGGGCATCGCGAACGGCTCGCCGGTCGTCGACGAAAACGGCGTGATCGGCCAGATCACGCGGGTGTTCCCGTTGCAGGCGGAAGTCACGCTGATCACCGACAAGGACCAGGCGGTGCCGGTCGAGATCGTGCGCACCGGGCTGCGCAGCGTGATCTACGGCACGCCGAAGGGCGATCTGCTCGATCTGCGCTTCGTGCCGATCAGCGCCGACGTGCAGGTCGGCGACGAACTCGTGACGAGCGGCCTCGACGGCATCTATCCGCAGGGGCTGCCGGTCGCGAAGGTGCTGCGCGTGGACAAGCTCGCGGACACCGCGTTCGCGCGCGTCGTCTGCGTGCCGCTCGCGGCGGTGCGCGGCGCGCGCCAGATGCTGGTGCTGCACTACGAGGCGAAACTGCCGCCGCGTCCGGCCGACGAGGAAACGGCCGCCGACGCGAAGAAAAAAGCGGTAAAAGCCGCGGACAAGGCAAAGGCCGCCGATGCGAACGCGAAGCCGGCTGACGCGAAAGCCGCCGATGCGAAGGCGGCGGACGGCAACGCGAAGCCGGCCGACACGGGCTCCGCCGCGAAACCGGCGTCGGGCGCGCAGCCTGCCGCGACGCCCGCGCAGCCCGCGGCGAAACCCGCCACGGCAAAGCCGGCCGCACCGAAGCCGGCCGCACCGAAGCGCACGCCGCCCCCCGCCGCGCAGGAGGGCCAGTGA
- the mreD gene encoding rod shape-determining protein MreD: protein MNSRPQYILQPVNPYFIAFSLAAAFLLNLLPWGKLIGVPDFVALVLLFWNVHQPRKVGMGIAFFLGLLMDVHSANLLGEHALAYTLLSYGAITIHRRVLWMSLGVQTFTVMPMLVGAQLVPFVIRLLMGAAFPGWGYLVSGFVAAALWPVATILLLLPQRRPVDPDDTRPI, encoded by the coding sequence ATGAACAGCCGTCCGCAATACATCCTGCAGCCGGTCAACCCGTACTTCATCGCGTTCAGCCTCGCGGCCGCGTTCCTGCTGAACCTGCTGCCGTGGGGCAAGCTGATCGGCGTGCCGGACTTCGTCGCGCTCGTGCTGCTGTTCTGGAACGTGCACCAGCCGCGCAAGGTCGGCATGGGCATCGCGTTTTTCCTCGGCCTGCTGATGGACGTGCACAGCGCGAACCTGCTCGGCGAACACGCGCTGGCGTACACGCTGCTGTCGTACGGCGCAATCACGATCCACCGCCGCGTGCTGTGGATGTCGCTTGGCGTGCAGACGTTCACGGTAATGCCGATGCTCGTCGGCGCGCAGCTCGTGCCGTTCGTGATCCGCCTGCTGATGGGCGCGGCGTTCCCCGGCTGGGGTTATCTCGTGAGCGGCTTCGTCGCGGCGGCGCTGTGGCCGGTCGCGACGATCCTGCTGCTGCTGCCGCAACGCCGCCCCGTCGATCCCGACGACACGCGGCCGATCTGA